The Moorena producens PAL-8-15-08-1 genomic interval TTACCGTAAAGAGGACCAGACGGAATTCCTAATGCGATCGCTTTTTCTACGTTAAACCTGCCCGGTCGGTCTTTTTCACACACTCGATAGCCAAAGGCTGGTACACGATGCTCCAGGGGTAGACAGCTAACGGTAAATTCCTGGTCTTCGTAGAGTAAACCAGGTTTTATCGTGTGAACCTTGAAGGGGAATGCCAAATGGGTGCGAGAGTATTTTAGGCAAGCTTGGAGATAACTATCTAAACCCGGTGGTCCATAAATATCAACCCTGTCGATGTTTCCCGCTAAGCCACAGCTTGCCAACAGACCTGGGATACCAAAAATATGGTCGCCGTGGAGGTGGGTAATGAACATTCGTCTGATCTGGCTGGTTTTCAGGTCACTCCGCAAAAGTTGATGCTGAGTACCTTCGCCACAGTCAAACAGCCAGACTTCTGCACGCTGAGGTAAGCGCAGCGCTACACTGGACACATTGCGCGATCGCGTTGGGACTCCGGAGCTAGTTCCTAAAAATGTAATTTCCACGCAGCCTGTTTTTGAATCTTCCTCTATATATAGTACACAGCCTGAGTCTGATCATGCTTAATGTGCAATGCCTTTGAACGTATTTAGGGAGTAGGGAGTAGGGAGTAGGGAGTAGGGAGTAGGGAATCGGGAATCGGGAATCGGGAATCGGGAATCGGCAACAGGGAATCGGCAACAGGGAATCGGCAACAGGGAATCGGGAATCGGCAACAGGGAATCGGGAATCGGGAAAAAATCCTGTGTACCTTATAGTTATTAAAAACGCTGTATTTAGGATTGCTATATTAGCAAATCAACCAACAAATCAAAAAATAAATTTAGTTTTTAGCATTGGGACTACGATACTATTGTTGTTACTGTTGTGTTCTGGAGAGAAAATTACAAATAGACCGGGAGTGATGGATATATTGTCATTAATTTGGTAGCGATAAAAGGTTTCTAAGTGGTAAGATACATCCAAATCTTGACGACTGTTAATATCATTTTCAGCTAGTCTAGGAGGCATTCCAAACACAAAACCTAATTCATTGCCTTCTTTGCCTAAATCGGGAAATGCCATGGTTATCGCCCAAGTCCAGATATCAGCTTTAGCGCCCTTTGAGCCATCCAAACCACTTTGGCGGGGAGAGGATTCGGCGTTGGCATTGATATAACTGAGCCAACCCCCAAGGGCAAAACCAGGACTAAGTCGATATCTCCCTTGTAAGCCAAACCCATTAGCGGAAGTGGCGGTTTGATCACCAAAGGGTGCTTGGGAAAATTGACTACCAGTACTGCCAGTGACATCAATCCCTGAGTTGGGTTCAGGAGAATAGTAATGG includes:
- a CDS encoding ribonuclease Z, whose translation is MEITFLGTSSGVPTRSRNVSSVALRLPQRAEVWLFDCGEGTQHQLLRSDLKTSQIRRMFITHLHGDHIFGIPGLLASCGLAGNIDRVDIYGPPGLDSYLQACLKYSRTHLAFPFKVHTIKPGLLYEDQEFTVSCLPLEHRVPAFGYRVCEKDRPGRFNVEKAIALGIPSGPLYGKLKRGETITLPNGRQVQGIDLCGARETGRKVVYCTDTIFCEQAIELAKDGDVLIHEATFAHQDAQMAIERLHSTSTMAAQVALGAGVKQLIMTHFSPRYAPGNPLRLDDLLQEARAIFPNTILAHDFFTYEVPRRRSEEKEVVC